One window of the Oceanicaulis sp. genome contains the following:
- a CDS encoding carboxyl transferase domain-containing protein, with the protein MTRLATQLDPASDSFKANAEAMEALVAELRGKTAEAALGGNERAREKHLKRGKLLSRDRVQRLLDPGSPFLELSALAAHGMYEGDVHGAGMITGIGRVSGRECVIVCNDATVKGGTYYPMTVKKHLRAQEIAQENRLPCIYLVDSGGANLPHQAEVFPDRDHFGRIFFNQANLSAQGVPQIAVVMGSCTAGGAYVPAMSDESIIVRNQGTIFLGGPPLVKAATGEVISAEDLGGADVHARTSGVVDHYAADDDHALQRARHIVAGLNTVKPKQVFLEDPREPAIDPATLGGVIPSDVRQPYDVREVIARLVDGSEFDEFKKLYGETLVTGFARLHGMPVGIIANNGVLFSESALKGAHFIELCCQRKIPLLFLQNITGFMVGSKYEAGGIAKDGAKLVTAVSTAKVPKITVVIGGSYGAGNYGMCGRAFGPRFLFMWPNARISVMGGEQAASVLATVKRDGMEARGEDWPAEDEEAFKAPIREKYEAEGSPYYSTARLWDDGVIAPEDTRRVVSLALSATLNAPIEDTKFGVFRM; encoded by the coding sequence ATGACCCGCCTCGCCACCCAGCTTGATCCGGCCTCCGACAGCTTCAAGGCCAACGCCGAAGCCATGGAGGCGCTGGTCGCCGAGCTGCGCGGGAAGACCGCCGAGGCCGCTTTGGGCGGAAACGAACGGGCGCGGGAAAAACACCTCAAGCGCGGCAAGCTGCTCTCCCGTGACCGGGTGCAGCGCCTGCTCGATCCCGGCTCGCCGTTTCTGGAGCTGTCCGCGCTGGCAGCGCACGGCATGTACGAGGGCGACGTTCACGGGGCGGGCATGATCACCGGCATCGGCCGGGTGTCGGGCCGCGAATGCGTCATCGTGTGCAACGACGCCACGGTGAAGGGCGGCACCTATTATCCGATGACGGTGAAAAAGCATCTCCGCGCCCAGGAGATCGCGCAGGAAAACCGGCTGCCGTGCATCTATCTGGTCGATTCCGGCGGCGCGAACCTGCCTCACCAGGCCGAGGTCTTCCCCGATCGCGATCATTTCGGCCGCATCTTCTTCAACCAGGCCAATCTCTCCGCTCAGGGCGTTCCGCAAATCGCCGTCGTGATGGGCAGCTGCACCGCGGGCGGCGCCTATGTCCCGGCGATGAGCGATGAAAGCATCATCGTCCGGAACCAGGGCACGATCTTCCTGGGCGGCCCGCCTCTGGTGAAGGCGGCGACCGGCGAGGTGATCTCGGCCGAAGACCTCGGCGGGGCGGACGTGCATGCGCGCACCTCCGGCGTGGTGGACCACTACGCCGCCGACGACGATCACGCGCTGCAGCGCGCGCGCCACATCGTGGCGGGGCTGAACACCGTCAAGCCGAAGCAGGTCTTCCTGGAAGACCCGCGCGAGCCGGCGATCGACCCGGCCACCCTGGGCGGGGTGATCCCCAGCGACGTGCGCCAGCCCTATGACGTGCGCGAGGTGATCGCGCGCTTGGTCGACGGCTCGGAGTTCGACGAGTTCAAGAAGCTCTACGGCGAGACGCTGGTCACCGGCTTCGCGCGGCTTCACGGCATGCCGGTGGGGATCATCGCAAATAACGGCGTGCTGTTCTCGGAAAGCGCGCTCAAGGGCGCGCACTTCATCGAGCTGTGCTGCCAGCGGAAGATCCCGCTTCTTTTCCTTCAGAACATCACCGGCTTCATGGTGGGCTCGAAATATGAGGCCGGCGGCATCGCCAAGGACGGCGCCAAGCTGGTCACGGCGGTCTCCACCGCGAAGGTGCCGAAGATCACGGTCGTCATCGGCGGCTCGTACGGGGCGGGAAATTACGGCATGTGCGGCCGCGCCTTCGGCCCGCGCTTCCTGTTCATGTGGCCGAACGCGCGCATTTCGGTGATGGGCGGCGAGCAGGCCGCGAGCGTCCTCGCCACCGTCAAGCGCGACGGCATGGAAGCCCGCGGCGAGGACTGGCCGGCCGAAGACGAAGAGGCGTTCAAGGCCCCGATCCGGGAGAAATACGAGGCGGAGGGCTCGCCCTACTACTCCACCGCCCGGCTCTGGGACGACGGCGTCATCGCGCCCGAAGACACCCGCCGCGTGGTCAGCCTGGCGCTGAGCGCGACGCTGAACGCGCCGATCGAGGACACGAAGTTCGGCGTGTTCCGGATGTAG
- a CDS encoding enoyl-CoA hydratase-related protein, with protein MPDHQSFALDASGPIARLTLNRPDKRNTMTPAFWRELPEAVMALSDAGQTRVLILDAEGPVFSAGMDISVFTDPAALKTDSASAREAFMTAATALQDAFTAFERARFPVIAAVQGPCVGGAVDMITACDMRFGTKDAWLRIEETNIGMFADVGTLQRLPGLIPEGVARELAYTGETLGADRAEKLGLYNAVLDDAEALREHVDAVAEKIASKAPLTISGTKRSFLYARDHSLADSLEHAMTLQASLWSPDDIMEAMAARSEKRQGAFKPLSPVNRMGRE; from the coding sequence ATGCCCGACCATCAAAGCTTCGCGCTCGACGCCTCAGGCCCGATCGCGCGCCTGACCCTCAACCGCCCCGACAAGCGCAACACCATGACCCCGGCCTTCTGGCGCGAGCTGCCCGAGGCGGTCATGGCGCTGTCGGACGCGGGGCAGACCCGGGTGCTGATTCTCGATGCGGAAGGCCCGGTCTTCTCCGCCGGCATGGACATCTCGGTGTTCACCGACCCGGCCGCACTGAAGACCGACAGCGCCAGCGCGCGCGAGGCCTTCATGACGGCGGCGACCGCCCTTCAGGACGCCTTCACCGCGTTCGAGCGCGCCCGCTTTCCGGTGATCGCGGCGGTGCAGGGTCCGTGCGTGGGCGGGGCGGTGGACATGATCACCGCCTGCGACATGCGCTTCGGGACGAAAGACGCCTGGCTGAGGATCGAGGAGACCAATATCGGCATGTTCGCCGACGTGGGCACACTGCAGCGCCTGCCCGGGCTGATCCCCGAGGGCGTCGCGCGCGAACTGGCCTACACCGGCGAGACGCTCGGCGCCGATCGCGCCGAAAAGCTCGGGCTTTACAACGCGGTGCTCGATGATGCCGAGGCGCTGCGCGAGCATGTCGACGCGGTCGCCGAGAAGATCGCGAGCAAGGCGCCGCTGACGATCTCGGGCACCAAGCGCTCTTTCCTCTACGCCCGCGACCACTCGCTCGCCGACAGTCTCGAACACGCCATGACGCTTCAGGCTTCGTTATGGAGTCCCGACGACATCATGGAGGCGATGGCCGCCCGGAGCGAAAAGCGGCAAGGCGCGTTCAAACCGCTCTCGCCGGTCAATCGCATGGGTCGGGAATGA
- a CDS encoding patatin-like phospholipase family protein, with the protein MIDLNLGFLPFLNRVEKAALKAVESEVEWFCLPAGATLFSEGEPADAFYLVRSGALAAFRTGADGRPELVGHIRTGEPIGEMALVEERAHSASVYALRDCELVRLPKHAFQRLTRKHASLMQELARMMLFRLRGGSLNARAEPKVFALVSTSPTIDLDFRAVELKAALKALGVSAAVLGYEVQDETSRKLDAIEAEHDIVILTARLADADWARRAMGRADRIWLMARADARPSVPLMPDDPSPAARLKLIDVVMVHHGGDRRAAGPQDWVDAADAARCFHWRQGRPEDVRHLARAMSGRSVGLVLSGGGSRAYAHIGAVRAFREAGVEFDFFCGVSMGGIIAAGAALGWSDDELETRVREAFVDSNPLSDWSLPVVSLMRGKRVDKRLKEHFGEVEINALARPFFCVSSNLSEGSVRVHRSGLLREALRASIAIPGLLPPVVDGGDLLVDGAVFNNFPVKELKAFHRGVNLGCDVTRTNAINAEDFVDPPGFFGWAFKHGLSDPPPIASLLMRAATVGAMEHHASFREAADLLVLPDLDLDLREWRRFDDAVTAGYEAAVRMLQDPPSGVAERLAAAKVQG; encoded by the coding sequence ATGATCGACCTCAATCTCGGCTTCCTTCCCTTCCTCAACCGCGTTGAAAAAGCGGCGCTGAAGGCCGTCGAGAGCGAGGTGGAATGGTTCTGCCTGCCCGCCGGCGCGACCCTGTTCAGCGAGGGCGAGCCCGCCGACGCCTTCTATCTCGTCCGCTCCGGCGCGCTGGCCGCGTTCAGGACCGGCGCCGACGGCAGGCCTGAACTCGTCGGCCATATCCGCACCGGCGAACCGATCGGCGAGATGGCTCTGGTCGAGGAGCGCGCCCATTCCGCCAGCGTCTATGCGCTACGCGACTGCGAGCTCGTCCGGCTGCCCAAGCACGCCTTCCAGCGGCTAACACGCAAGCACGCATCCTTGATGCAAGAGCTTGCACGCATGATGCTTTTCCGGTTGCGGGGCGGCTCCCTGAACGCGCGCGCCGAGCCGAAGGTCTTCGCACTCGTCTCCACCTCGCCGACCATCGATCTCGATTTCCGCGCGGTGGAGCTGAAAGCCGCGCTCAAGGCGCTCGGGGTGAGCGCCGCGGTGCTGGGCTACGAGGTGCAGGACGAGACCAGCCGCAAGCTCGACGCCATCGAAGCCGAGCACGACATCGTCATCCTCACAGCGCGCCTCGCCGATGCGGACTGGGCGCGCCGGGCGATGGGCCGGGCGGACCGGATCTGGCTGATGGCGCGCGCCGACGCGCGTCCCTCCGTGCCGCTCATGCCCGACGATCCCTCCCCGGCGGCGCGGCTGAAGCTGATCGACGTGGTGATGGTTCATCATGGCGGCGACCGGCGCGCGGCCGGCCCGCAGGACTGGGTCGACGCCGCAGACGCCGCGCGCTGCTTTCACTGGCGGCAAGGCCGGCCCGAGGACGTGCGCCATCTCGCCCGCGCGATGAGCGGCCGGTCGGTCGGGCTGGTGCTGTCAGGCGGCGGCTCTCGCGCCTACGCCCATATCGGCGCGGTCCGCGCCTTCCGCGAGGCCGGCGTCGAGTTCGACTTCTTCTGCGGTGTCTCCATGGGCGGCATCATCGCCGCAGGCGCGGCGCTGGGCTGGAGCGACGACGAGCTCGAGACCCGCGTGCGTGAAGCCTTCGTGGACAGCAATCCGCTTTCGGACTGGTCGCTGCCCGTGGTCAGCCTGATGCGCGGCAAGCGCGTCGACAAGCGCCTGAAGGAACATTTCGGAGAGGTCGAGATCAACGCTCTGGCCCGGCCCTTTTTCTGCGTTTCCTCGAACCTGTCTGAAGGCAGCGTCCGGGTTCATCGCTCGGGCCTGCTGCGCGAAGCGCTGCGCGCCTCGATCGCCATTCCGGGCCTGTTGCCGCCGGTCGTCGACGGCGGCGATCTGCTGGTCGACGGGGCGGTGTTCAACAACTTCCCCGTCAAGGAACTCAAGGCCTTCCACCGCGGCGTCAATCTGGGCTGCGACGTCACCCGGACCAACGCGATCAACGCGGAAGATTTCGTCGATCCGCCGGGGTTTTTCGGCTGGGCCTTCAAGCACGGTCTCAGCGATCCCCCGCCCATCGCCTCGCTTCTGATGCGCGCGGCGACCGTCGGCGCGATGGAGCATCATGCGAGCTTCCGCGAGGCGGCCGACCTTCTCGTCCTGCCCGATCTCGACCTCGACCTGAGGGAATGGCGGCGCTTCGACGACGCGGTCACAGCCGGCTACGAAGCCGCCGTGCGCATGCTGCAGGACCCGCCCTCAGGCGTCGCCGAGCGGCTGGCCGCAGCGAAGGTGCAGGGCTGA
- a CDS encoding flavodoxin family protein: MADKQSPPARYDDLNAIFFNCTLKRSPAQSNTDALMEVCRQIMRAAGAGVETVRLVDHEVAPGVQPDMTEAGWDRDDWPKIYERVKAADIVVIGTPIWIGEESSECRKLLERLYAHFGETNEKGQYGFYGKTGGCVVTGNEDGVKHVCMTVLHALSHMGFMVPPQCETGWLGDIGPGPSYADEGSGGPEHAFTQKNAIYMSWNLLHTARMLKDAGGLPGFGNVDEETLKGQQTYHPHPDW; this comes from the coding sequence ATGGCCGACAAGCAGTCCCCGCCCGCCCGCTATGACGATCTCAACGCGATCTTCTTCAACTGCACGCTCAAGCGCAGCCCGGCCCAGTCCAACACCGACGCCCTGATGGAGGTGTGCCGCCAGATCATGCGCGCGGCCGGCGCCGGGGTGGAGACGGTGCGCCTGGTCGATCATGAGGTGGCGCCGGGCGTGCAGCCCGACATGACAGAGGCGGGCTGGGACCGCGACGACTGGCCGAAAATTTACGAGCGGGTGAAAGCCGCCGACATCGTGGTCATCGGCACCCCGATCTGGATCGGCGAGGAGAGCAGCGAGTGCCGCAAGCTCCTCGAACGGCTCTATGCTCATTTCGGCGAGACCAACGAGAAGGGCCAGTACGGCTTTTACGGCAAGACCGGCGGCTGTGTCGTCACCGGCAACGAGGACGGCGTGAAGCATGTGTGCATGACCGTGCTGCACGCGCTGAGCCATATGGGCTTCATGGTCCCGCCCCAGTGCGAGACCGGCTGGCTGGGCGATATCGGTCCCGGCCCCAGCTACGCCGACGAGGGCAGCGGCGGGCCCGAGCACGCCTTCACCCAGAAAAACGCGATCTATATGAGCTGGAACCTGCTGCACACCGCGCGCATGCTGAAGGACGCTGGCGGGCTTCCCGGCTTCGGAAACGTCGACGAGGAGACGCTGAAAGGCCAGCAGACCTACCATCCGCACCCGGACTGGTGA
- a CDS encoding aldo/keto reductase: protein MTLSPTTTVDAHGAAIPKIGFGTWKLKDGDAYDGVKAALEAGYRHIDTAQAYENEDEVGRAIEESGVSREEIFLTTKIWRERFAPGDLETSLKESLSKLRVDAVDLVLLHWPNEDVPLAETIGAMNAAREGGLTRHIGVSNFTTTWLGEAVATSTAPIVCNQVEYHPFLDQQPVLDAVRGYGMALTAYSPIAQGEVFEHDVLKEIGEAHGKSAAQIALRWLIEQDGVCAIPRSSSNEHLQSNIEIFDFELSDEETRRISALKKENHRLVDPEWAPAWDVAA from the coding sequence ATGACCCTGTCGCCCACCACCACCGTCGACGCGCACGGCGCGGCCATCCCGAAGATCGGCTTCGGCACCTGGAAGCTGAAGGACGGGGACGCCTATGACGGCGTCAAAGCCGCGCTCGAGGCCGGTTACCGGCATATCGACACCGCCCAGGCCTATGAAAACGAGGACGAAGTCGGCCGGGCCATCGAGGAGAGCGGGGTCTCGCGCGAGGAGATCTTCCTGACCACCAAGATCTGGCGCGAGCGGTTCGCGCCGGGCGATCTGGAGACGAGCCTGAAGGAGAGCCTGTCAAAGCTGCGCGTGGACGCGGTCGATCTGGTGCTCCTTCACTGGCCCAACGAGGACGTGCCGCTGGCCGAGACGATCGGGGCGATGAACGCCGCGCGCGAAGGCGGGCTGACCAGGCATATCGGCGTGTCGAACTTCACCACGACCTGGCTGGGCGAGGCGGTCGCGACCTCCACCGCGCCGATCGTGTGCAATCAGGTCGAATATCACCCCTTCCTCGACCAGCAGCCGGTTCTGGACGCGGTGCGCGGCTACGGCATGGCGCTGACGGCGTACTCCCCGATCGCCCAGGGCGAGGTGTTCGAGCACGACGTTCTGAAGGAGATCGGCGAGGCGCACGGCAAGTCCGCCGCCCAGATCGCGCTGAGATGGCTGATCGAGCAGGACGGCGTCTGCGCCATCCCGCGTTCGAGCTCGAACGAGCACCTTCAGAGCAATATCGAGATTTTCGATTTCGAGCTCTCCGACGAGGAGACGCGCCGCATCTCCGCGCTCAAGAAGGAAAATCACCGCCTGGTCGATCCCGAATGGGCGCCCGCCTGGGACGTGGCGGCCTGA
- a CDS encoding isovaleryl-CoA dehydrogenase, protein MISNQYPTLEFPLGDTAEMLRDTVRSFASDKIAPRAADIDQKDEFPADLWPQLGELGLLGITVEEELGGTGLGYLEHCIAMEEISRASASVGLSYGAHSNLCVNQIRINGTDAQREKYLPKLISGEHIGALAMSEPGAGSDVVSMKLKAEKKGDRYVLNGSKMWITNGPSADTLVVYAKTDPSAGSKGITAFLIEKGMAGFSVAQKLDKLGMRGSETGELVFEDCEVPEENILGAVGGGVRVLMSGLDYERAVLAAGPIGIMQACMDVVMPYVHERKQFGQSIGEFQLIQAKIADMYTRMNASRAYVYAVAQACDTGKTTRHDAAGAILFAAEAATQCALDAIQILGGNGYINEYPTGRLLRDAKLYEIGAGTSEIRRMLIGRELFNASR, encoded by the coding sequence ATGATCTCGAACCAGTACCCCACGCTCGAGTTTCCCCTCGGCGATACGGCGGAGATGCTGCGCGACACCGTGCGCTCCTTCGCCTCCGACAAAATCGCGCCGCGCGCGGCCGACATCGACCAGAAAGACGAGTTCCCGGCCGATCTCTGGCCGCAACTCGGCGAGCTCGGCCTTCTGGGCATCACCGTCGAGGAAGAACTCGGCGGCACGGGCCTGGGTTATCTCGAGCACTGCATCGCCATGGAGGAGATCTCCCGGGCGAGCGCCTCGGTGGGCCTGAGCTACGGCGCGCACTCCAACCTGTGCGTCAATCAGATCCGCATCAACGGCACTGACGCCCAGCGCGAGAAATACCTGCCCAAGCTGATCAGCGGCGAGCATATCGGCGCGCTGGCCATGTCCGAGCCCGGCGCGGGCTCGGACGTCGTGTCCATGAAGCTCAAGGCCGAGAAGAAGGGCGACCGTTACGTCCTGAACGGTTCGAAGATGTGGATCACCAACGGGCCGAGCGCGGATACGCTGGTGGTTTACGCCAAGACCGATCCGAGCGCCGGCTCCAAGGGCATCACCGCCTTCCTCATCGAGAAGGGCATGGCCGGCTTCTCCGTCGCCCAGAAGCTCGACAAGCTCGGCATGCGCGGTTCTGAAACCGGCGAGCTGGTGTTTGAAGACTGCGAAGTTCCCGAGGAGAATATCCTGGGCGCGGTCGGCGGCGGCGTGCGCGTGCTGATGAGCGGGCTCGACTATGAGCGCGCCGTGCTGGCCGCCGGTCCCATCGGGATCATGCAGGCCTGCATGGACGTGGTCATGCCCTATGTTCACGAGCGCAAGCAGTTCGGCCAGTCGATCGGCGAGTTCCAGCTGATCCAGGCCAAGATCGCGGACATGTACACGCGCATGAACGCCAGCCGCGCCTATGTCTACGCGGTGGCCCAGGCCTGCGACACCGGCAAGACGACCCGCCACGACGCGGCCGGCGCGATCCTGTTCGCCGCCGAAGCCGCCACCCAGTGCGCCCTCGACGCCATCCAGATCCTGGGCGGCAACGGGTATATCAACGAATACCCCACGGGCCGCCTGCTGCGTGACGCCAAGCTCTACGAGATCGGCGCAGGCACCAGCGAAATCCGCCGCATGCTGATCGGCCGCGAGCTGTTCAACGCGAGCCGGTGA
- a CDS encoding glycoside hydrolase family protein, whose protein sequence is MKPRLKSTRAARELIKAYEPFHGEAVRRGKRWVVGYGHTAAAKPGVTVKPEDAELLLIYDVLQAETAVHAALGEDMPGAMRDALVSFAASVGVNAFKVSDVARLARSGRHEAAAAALETWVRVQKDGRSVTSERLQKRRAAEKALYLQALGAAPAEAAPAPQPEPAPQAPEPEETPLEEAQTEDTQAEEPALGPLIDVDLSFEEPEAEPEIATAPESDAEPVAADADPEAPAEPVADDAAEAVDPEPAPEAETEAETAEADVQPEPAQESDVQPEPVADAGAVKAAQDAAIASVMSRMAGEIARSVSVAGVNAPQRAPDAEGPQPEPAAAPEAGPRADLSGVQLGYSFLDVEVIGWDYDAEVEPAPAPVTAPVTASASEPVESAEPEADPEPEPEAEAPAESAETEPAAETEIPAEAEGPGAPGSPAKPAPAPGPVYASVAVGPIGKTETAPPHPAEAPAPADGLSGESEGPDHGEHDEHAAETYEEEAELEPAIVAGAEATYVADEAPPAAVEGRGDWVYTANLLVGVGLIGFGAWEIVSNLDAYMAAGFDYSWLGPVAFGSGVLLSVASGWFVVGHLTRGKK, encoded by the coding sequence ATGAAACCGCGTTTGAAATCCACGCGCGCCGCGCGCGAACTGATCAAGGCCTACGAGCCCTTCCATGGCGAGGCCGTGCGCCGCGGCAAGCGCTGGGTGGTCGGCTACGGCCATACCGCCGCGGCCAAGCCCGGCGTGACGGTCAAGCCCGAGGACGCCGAGCTCCTTCTTATCTACGACGTGCTCCAGGCTGAGACGGCCGTGCACGCGGCGCTGGGCGAGGACATGCCCGGCGCGATGCGCGACGCGCTGGTGAGCTTCGCCGCCTCGGTCGGAGTGAACGCCTTCAAGGTTTCAGACGTGGCGCGCCTGGCCAGATCCGGCCGGCACGAGGCCGCCGCCGCCGCGCTGGAAACCTGGGTGCGCGTTCAGAAGGACGGCCGCTCGGTCACCTCCGAGCGCCTCCAAAAGCGCCGTGCCGCCGAGAAGGCGCTTTATCTGCAGGCGCTGGGGGCCGCGCCCGCCGAAGCCGCGCCCGCGCCTCAGCCCGAACCTGCGCCGCAGGCGCCCGAGCCTGAAGAGACGCCGCTCGAAGAAGCGCAGACTGAAGACACGCAGGCCGAAGAGCCCGCGCTGGGCCCGCTGATCGACGTCGACCTGTCTTTCGAGGAGCCCGAGGCCGAGCCTGAAATCGCGACTGCGCCCGAGTCTGACGCCGAGCCGGTCGCCGCCGACGCCGATCCCGAAGCGCCCGCCGAGCCGGTGGCCGACGACGCCGCCGAGGCGGTCGATCCCGAGCCTGCGCCCGAAGCCGAAACCGAGGCTGAAACGGCCGAAGCGGACGTGCAGCCCGAGCCTGCGCAGGAATCTGACGTCCAGCCCGAACCCGTCGCCGACGCCGGCGCGGTCAAGGCTGCCCAGGACGCCGCGATCGCGTCGGTGATGAGCCGGATGGCCGGCGAGATCGCCCGGTCGGTTTCCGTCGCCGGGGTGAACGCGCCTCAGCGCGCGCCCGACGCCGAAGGCCCCCAGCCCGAACCCGCCGCCGCCCCGGAAGCCGGACCCCGCGCCGATCTGTCCGGCGTGCAGCTGGGCTACAGCTTCCTGGACGTCGAGGTGATCGGCTGGGACTATGACGCCGAGGTCGAGCCCGCTCCCGCCCCCGTCACCGCCCCCGTCACCGCTTCGGCCTCTGAGCCGGTCGAGAGCGCCGAGCCTGAAGCTGATCCGGAACCGGAGCCCGAAGCCGAAGCGCCTGCCGAGAGCGCCGAGACCGAACCGGCCGCCGAAACCGAAATCCCCGCCGAGGCTGAAGGCCCCGGCGCGCCGGGCTCTCCGGCGAAGCCTGCGCCTGCGCCTGGTCCGGTCTATGCGTCCGTGGCGGTCGGCCCGATCGGCAAGACCGAAACCGCCCCGCCGCACCCCGCCGAGGCGCCCGCGCCGGCCGACGGCCTGTCGGGCGAAAGCGAAGGGCCCGACCACGGCGAGCACGACGAGCACGCCGCGGAGACCTATGAGGAAGAGGCCGAACTCGAACCCGCCATCGTGGCGGGGGCGGAGGCCACCTATGTCGCCGACGAGGCGCCGCCCGCCGCCGTGGAAGGCCGCGGGGACTGGGTCTACACCGCCAACCTTCTGGTCGGGGTCGGCCTGATCGGCTTCGGCGCCTGGGAGATCGTCTCCAATCTGGACGCCTACATGGCCGCCGGCTTCGACTATTCCTGGCTCGGCCCGGTCGCCTTCGGCTCCGGCGTGCTTCTGTCGGTCGCCTCGGGCTGGTTCGTGGTCGGCCATCTCACCCGCGGCAAGAAGTAA
- a CDS encoding kelch repeat-containing protein, which yields MRVITTIIAGALTATVFGAGAASAQDEVLPAASGYTISGPWRTGPELAQARSGLSAAVLDGRIYAAGGSGLVDPRAEVEVYDPEARIWRLGEPLPVGLERFGMTAAGGRIWVAGGYAAGGGSAPSDQVWSFDPNAGAWQSEPALPGPKASFALLSHDDRLYALGGEDGAAGMFVFDPEGQSWSALPAPAETARRGAAAVAHDGEFWLIGGASEGAASARVDVYDPEAGAWRRGPDLPAPRAGHAAAVIDGAIHIFGGRSADLRRTLADHLALVDGAWTDKPAMVNPRTEAAAAALEGEIWLIGGGAGAGFFAPFTAVNSVDVVRPAAE from the coding sequence ATGCGGGTCATCACCACGATCATCGCTGGCGCGCTGACCGCGACGGTTTTCGGCGCGGGCGCGGCGTCTGCGCAGGACGAGGTTCTCCCCGCCGCGTCCGGCTACACGATCAGCGGACCCTGGCGGACCGGGCCGGAACTGGCCCAGGCGCGTTCCGGCCTCTCCGCAGCCGTCCTCGACGGCCGGATCTACGCCGCAGGCGGGTCGGGCCTGGTCGATCCGCGCGCCGAGGTCGAGGTCTATGATCCCGAAGCCCGCATCTGGCGGCTTGGCGAACCTCTGCCGGTGGGCCTGGAACGCTTCGGCATGACTGCGGCGGGCGGCCGGATCTGGGTCGCGGGCGGCTACGCCGCAGGCGGCGGGTCTGCGCCGTCCGATCAGGTCTGGTCGTTCGATCCGAACGCGGGCGCCTGGCAGAGCGAGCCGGCGCTGCCCGGCCCCAAGGCGAGTTTCGCGCTTCTAAGCCATGACGACCGGCTCTACGCGCTGGGCGGCGAGGACGGCGCGGCGGGCATGTTCGTGTTCGACCCCGAAGGTCAGAGCTGGAGCGCCTTGCCCGCACCGGCGGAGACCGCGCGCCGCGGCGCTGCGGCGGTGGCCCATGACGGCGAGTTCTGGCTGATCGGCGGCGCGTCCGAGGGCGCGGCCAGCGCCCGGGTCGACGTTTACGATCCTGAAGCCGGTGCCTGGCGTCGCGGCCCCGATCTGCCCGCGCCGCGCGCCGGGCACGCCGCCGCTGTGATCGACGGCGCGATCCACATTTTCGGCGGGCGCAGCGCGGATCTGCGCCGCACGCTGGCCGATCATCTGGCCCTGGTCGACGGCGCCTGGACGGATAAGCCCGCCATGGTCAATCCGCGCACCGAAGCGGCGGCCGCCGCGCTCGAAGGCGAGATCTGGCTGATCGGCGGCGGCGCGGGGGCGGGCTTCTTCGCGCCCTTCACGGCGGTGAACTCCGTGGACGTGGTTCGCCCCGCCGCGGAGTGA